A genomic segment from Frateuria edaphi encodes:
- a CDS encoding Hsp33 family molecular chaperone HslO translates to METVLVEDVLHRFVLERAGVRGVLVRLGAAWREVAGRADYPTPLRELLGQSLAASALLTGNIKLDGALSIELKSSGALRLLFTECSDQGRLRGLARWNDPLPEPLNLAALPGAVMAITIGHAERGQRYQGLVELSQPDLAGALENYFRLSEQLPARLLLAADGAHAVGLMLQKLPDEGGHGAVEDEDAWNRVLHLTGTLGREEMLATAPEQLLYRLFHEETVRLFEPRPLAFGCSCSRERVESMLRSLGREEVEAALAARDGEIEVICEFCAQRYTFDRIDAEHVLSGGVSADTSTTAQ, encoded by the coding sequence GTGGAAACCGTGCTTGTCGAGGACGTGCTGCATCGCTTCGTGCTGGAACGCGCCGGCGTGCGCGGCGTGCTCGTGCGGCTGGGCGCCGCCTGGCGCGAGGTCGCTGGGCGTGCGGACTACCCGACGCCACTGCGCGAGCTGCTTGGCCAGAGCCTGGCGGCCAGTGCGTTGCTGACGGGCAACATCAAGCTGGACGGCGCGTTGTCGATCGAGCTCAAGAGCAGCGGCGCGCTGCGTCTGCTGTTCACCGAGTGCAGCGACCAGGGACGGTTGCGCGGCCTCGCGCGCTGGAACGATCCGCTGCCCGAGCCGTTGAACCTGGCCGCGCTGCCGGGCGCGGTGATGGCGATTACCATCGGCCATGCCGAGCGCGGCCAGCGCTACCAGGGCCTGGTCGAGCTCAGCCAGCCGGACCTGGCCGGCGCGCTGGAAAACTACTTCCGCTTGTCCGAACAGCTGCCCGCGCGCCTGTTGCTGGCGGCCGACGGCGCGCACGCGGTCGGGCTGATGCTGCAGAAGCTTCCGGACGAGGGCGGCCACGGCGCGGTCGAGGACGAGGATGCCTGGAACCGCGTACTGCACCTGACCGGCACGCTGGGCCGTGAGGAAATGCTGGCCACGGCGCCGGAGCAGTTGCTTTACCGGCTCTTCCACGAGGAAACCGTGCGGCTGTTCGAGCCGCGACCGCTGGCGTTCGGCTGCAGTTGTTCGCGCGAGCGAGTGGAGTCGATGCTGCGCTCGCTGGGGCGCGAAGAAGTGGAAGCGGCACTGGCGGCGCGCGATGGCGAGATCGAGGTGATCTGCGAGTTCTGCGCGCAGCGCTACACCTTCGACCGCATCGATGCCGAACACGTGCTCAGCGGCGGGGTCAGCGCCGATACGTCCACCACCGCGCAGTAA
- the metJ gene encoding met regulon transcriptional regulator MetJ, translating into MAASKFITPYVDHGEKAGAVRKITVSIPLHVLRLLSDERTRRQVNNLRHATNSDLLVEAFLHAFTGQPLPTDEELRRMATAKKTAAKKPAAKKAPAKKTAVKKATAKKPVAKKPAAKKVAAKKPAAKKVAAKKPAAAKKAAVKKVAVKKVAAKKAAPKKAAPAKVVKATKTAKAKK; encoded by the coding sequence ATGGCTGCATCGAAATTCATAACGCCTTATGTCGATCACGGCGAGAAGGCCGGCGCGGTGCGCAAGATCACCGTGTCGATTCCGCTGCATGTCCTGCGTCTGCTTTCCGACGAGCGCACCCGCCGTCAAGTGAACAATCTTCGGCACGCCACCAACAGCGACTTGCTGGTTGAGGCGTTCCTGCACGCTTTTACTGGGCAACCACTGCCAACTGATGAGGAGCTGAGACGAATGGCCACTGCCAAGAAAACCGCTGCGAAGAAACCGGCCGCCAAAAAGGCGCCCGCCAAGAAGACTGCTGTGAAGAAGGCCACCGCGAAGAAGCCGGTTGCCAAGAAGCCGGCCGCCAAGAAGGTCGCCGCCAAGAAGCCGGCCGCCAAGAAGGTTGCCGCCAAGAAGCCGGCCGCCGCCAAGAAGGCTGCCGTCAAGAAGGTTGCCGTCAAGAAGGTTGCCGCCAAGAAGGCGGCCCCGAAGAAGGCTGCGCCGGCCAAGGTGGTCAAGGCCACCAAGACCGCCAAGGCCAAGAAGTAA
- a CDS encoding NTP/NDP exchange transporter → MLSTLAFFLVMAGYYIIRPVRDQLGGAVGSQSLPLFYAVTFAVMLLLTPVFGWLVAHVSRRRLLTWSYSFFILCLVAFVPAFLAQERIGARLLGVVFYVWVSVFNLFVVSLFWSFMADIFASQQARRVFPLIALGGMGGAIFGPLLTRLLLHVLGVAQLLVVSSVALGLALVLLLQLSARDEQAGDGRAMQGTGGSLWAGIRELWSRPFLRYMAMLMLLGDGIGTLAYALMADYAKAHFVDRVARTSFYNDLDLATNALGALLQLTLTRWLMVRLGAGWGLVVPALVNIGLLLMVAVFGAGDVRLLGMAVPLLAVMLVTTRGFAYGMTKPAVDALYTRVPRETRYKGKNFVETAVWRFGDVLVTSGVSVLTWLGVGVGGMGLIGAGVAATSAWVARRAGRAPDLAKD, encoded by the coding sequence ATCCTGTCCACACTGGCCTTCTTCCTGGTGATGGCCGGCTACTACATCATCCGACCGGTGCGCGACCAGTTGGGCGGCGCCGTCGGATCGCAGTCGCTGCCGCTGTTCTATGCGGTGACCTTCGCCGTGATGCTGCTGCTGACGCCGGTGTTCGGCTGGCTTGTCGCGCACGTATCGCGGCGTCGGCTGCTGACGTGGAGCTACAGCTTCTTCATCCTCTGCCTGGTCGCGTTCGTCCCCGCGTTCCTGGCGCAGGAACGGATCGGCGCGCGCCTGCTGGGCGTGGTGTTCTACGTATGGGTCAGCGTGTTCAACCTGTTCGTGGTGTCGCTGTTCTGGAGTTTCATGGCCGACATTTTCGCCAGCCAGCAAGCGCGGCGGGTGTTTCCGCTGATCGCGCTCGGCGGCATGGGCGGGGCGATCTTCGGACCGCTGCTGACCCGGCTGCTGTTGCACGTGCTCGGCGTGGCGCAACTGCTGGTGGTGTCGTCCGTGGCACTGGGCCTGGCGCTGGTGTTGCTGCTGCAACTGTCCGCGCGAGACGAGCAGGCGGGAGACGGGCGTGCCATGCAGGGCACCGGCGGTTCGCTGTGGGCCGGCATCCGCGAGCTGTGGTCGCGGCCGTTCCTGCGCTACATGGCGATGCTGATGCTGCTCGGCGACGGCATCGGTACGCTGGCCTACGCGCTGATGGCCGATTACGCGAAGGCGCACTTCGTTGACCGCGTCGCGCGCACGTCTTTCTACAACGACCTGGACCTGGCGACGAACGCGTTGGGTGCCCTGCTGCAATTGACGTTGACGCGCTGGTTGATGGTGCGCCTCGGCGCCGGCTGGGGCCTGGTCGTGCCGGCGTTGGTCAACATCGGCCTGCTGTTGATGGTCGCGGTGTTCGGCGCCGGCGACGTGCGGCTGCTGGGGATGGCGGTGCCCCTGCTGGCCGTGATGCTGGTGACCACACGCGGCTTCGCCTACGGCATGACCAAGCCGGCCGTCGATGCGTTGTATACCCGCGTGCCGCGCGAGACGCGCTACAAGGGCAAGAACTTCGTCGAGACAGCCGTGTGGCGCTTCGGCGACGTGCTGGTGACCAGCGGTGTGAGCGTGCTGACGTGGCTGGGCGTCGGCGTCGGCGGCATGGGCCTGATCGGCGCGGGCGTGGCGGCGACGTCGGCGTGGGTGGCGCGTCGCGCGGGGCGGGCGCCGGATCTGGCCAAGGACTGA
- a CDS encoding energy transducer TonB: protein MIAVIAIFVLLAVASWFLILQPHQELVMQDGGGHPSTPVSTDKIAVAPPANVEAMDLNQLLAEARKAMNDHRVLAPAGNNAFEFYLKALEKQPGNPVATDALRETFPFAASGAEQAINGRDFNEAQREIDLLAKADPANYTLTILRSKLDAQRKLLDKEQQQALEQQRQQQLAADKAAADKAAADKLATQQKAQPSEQKAPTAVAATNTPATAEPNKPAAQQVVSTEPVMTKYVQPRFPTQAQRTRTQGWVLVGYTVDTEGNVGGVQVVDAQPRHMFDREAVNAVERWKYKPATRNGTPVEAKLQKKIEFKL, encoded by the coding sequence TTGATTGCCGTTATCGCCATTTTCGTCCTGCTGGCCGTGGCCAGCTGGTTCCTGATCCTGCAGCCGCACCAGGAGCTGGTCATGCAGGACGGTGGCGGGCATCCGTCCACCCCGGTGTCCACCGACAAGATCGCCGTGGCGCCGCCCGCCAACGTCGAGGCGATGGACTTGAACCAGCTGCTGGCCGAGGCGCGCAAGGCGATGAACGACCATCGCGTGCTTGCGCCGGCCGGCAACAACGCATTCGAGTTCTACCTCAAAGCGCTGGAGAAGCAGCCGGGCAACCCGGTGGCCACCGACGCCCTGCGCGAAACCTTCCCGTTCGCAGCCAGCGGCGCCGAGCAGGCGATCAACGGGCGCGACTTCAATGAGGCGCAGCGCGAGATCGACCTGCTCGCGAAGGCCGACCCGGCCAACTACACGCTGACGATCCTGCGCTCCAAGCTCGATGCCCAGCGCAAGCTGCTGGACAAGGAACAGCAGCAGGCGCTCGAGCAGCAGCGCCAGCAGCAGCTGGCAGCCGACAAGGCCGCGGCGGACAAGGCGGCCGCCGACAAGCTCGCCACCCAGCAGAAGGCGCAGCCGTCCGAACAGAAGGCGCCGACCGCGGTTGCAGCGACCAACACGCCGGCCACCGCCGAGCCGAACAAGCCGGCGGCGCAACAGGTCGTATCGACCGAGCCGGTGATGACCAAGTATGTGCAGCCGCGCTTCCCGACCCAGGCGCAACGTACGCGCACGCAAGGCTGGGTACTGGTGGGCTACACGGTTGATACCGAAGGCAACGTCGGCGGCGTGCAGGTGGTCGATGCACAGCCGCGCCACATGTTCGATCGCGAGGCGGTCAACGCGGTCGAACGCTGGAAGTACAAGCCGGCCACGCGCAACGGCACGCCCGTGGAAGCGAAGCTGCAGAAGAAGATCGAGTTCAAGCTCTGA
- a CDS encoding amidase, whose translation MNSTPPIADIDLRRASVCQLLHWLAVGRVQPQALADVYQTAIERINPELNAYVDLRPGLLQEQARTATHRRRDGVLGRLDGIPIALKDNFDMAGWPTRAGLPGREQPVQDDAHVVARLRASGAVLVGKTNMDEAALGAATDNPHYGPTQNPYKPGYSAGGSSGGAAAAVAAGLAAAAVGSDSLGSIRIPASYCGVYALKPTHGEISARGMLPAARRLDAVGLLARSANDLTVLLQVLAGYDADDARSRRRRVAFSPPDWEPGNLRAGLLPDLAAIGVEPDVIEVFEAALARLPRELGERRTVDFSDWNFARTRRAGLLLMEAEMLGTFAEDLADTARPVSPRLREMLGYAARKSAADYAIADRVLDAATLKMRRLFAQIDVLVLPTTPQGAFPLDVPAPDSAADLTSFASLAGCPAVSIPMGALPDGRPIGLQFVGARGSDLRLLELAAVCSSTLDAEPTYPAIA comes from the coding sequence ATGAATTCGACCCCGCCGATCGCCGACATCGACCTGCGCCGAGCCAGCGTGTGCCAGCTACTGCACTGGCTGGCGGTTGGGCGCGTGCAGCCCCAGGCACTGGCCGACGTCTACCAGACGGCCATCGAGCGGATCAATCCCGAACTCAATGCCTACGTCGACCTGCGCCCGGGCCTGTTGCAGGAGCAGGCGCGCACCGCGACCCACCGCCGCCGCGACGGTGTGCTGGGTCGGCTCGACGGCATCCCGATCGCGCTGAAAGACAATTTCGACATGGCCGGCTGGCCCACCCGCGCCGGCTTGCCCGGGCGCGAACAGCCAGTGCAGGACGATGCCCACGTGGTCGCACGACTGCGCGCTTCCGGTGCGGTGCTGGTGGGCAAGACCAACATGGACGAGGCGGCGCTGGGCGCGGCCACCGATAACCCGCATTACGGTCCGACCCAGAATCCGTACAAGCCCGGTTACAGCGCCGGCGGCTCCTCCGGCGGCGCGGCCGCGGCGGTGGCGGCCGGGCTCGCGGCGGCGGCGGTCGGTTCGGACAGCCTGGGCTCCATCCGCATCCCCGCCAGCTACTGCGGCGTATACGCCCTCAAGCCGACGCACGGCGAGATTTCCGCCCGCGGCATGTTGCCGGCGGCGCGGCGGCTCGACGCCGTGGGCCTGCTCGCGCGCAGCGCCAACGACCTGACCGTGCTGCTGCAGGTGCTCGCGGGCTACGACGCCGACGACGCTCGCTCGCGCCGCCGACGCGTGGCGTTCTCGCCGCCGGACTGGGAGCCGGGCAACCTGCGCGCTGGCCTGCTGCCGGACCTGGCGGCGATCGGCGTCGAGCCGGACGTGATCGAGGTGTTCGAGGCTGCACTGGCCCGCCTGCCGCGCGAGCTCGGCGAGCGGCGCACGGTGGACTTCTCCGATTGGAACTTCGCACGCACGCGCCGTGCCGGCCTGCTGCTGATGGAAGCGGAGATGCTCGGCACCTTCGCCGAGGATCTGGCCGACACGGCACGCCCAGTTTCGCCACGGCTGCGCGAGATGCTCGGTTACGCCGCGCGCAAGAGCGCGGCAGACTACGCCATCGCCGACCGCGTGCTCGACGCGGCCACGCTCAAGATGCGTCGCCTGTTCGCGCAGATCGACGTGCTGGTGTTGCCGACCACGCCGCAGGGAGCGTTTCCGCTGGATGTCCCCGCGCCCGACTCGGCGGCCGACCTGACCAGCTTCGCCAGCCTCGCCGGCTGCCCGGCGGTGAGCATCCCGATGGGCGCGCTGCCTGATGGCCGTCCGATCGGCCTGCAGTTCGTCGGTGCGCGCGGTTCGGACCTGCGCCTGCTGGAGCTGGCCGCGGTGTGCTCCTCGACGCTGGACGCCGAGCCGACCTACCCGGCGATCGCCTGA
- a CDS encoding serine hydrolase domain-containing protein, producing MQLRTLSLLIAGLLGAANTPALARASTLASSPASTPAIQSAPQSLPPERVKETLEAYRQWLGKLDQRDSVAGLATAVVVNDKVVFEGTIGYANAADKEPVKPDTVFRLASLSKAFATGLTAVLVQDGKLAWDTRLVNVLPFFKLKNVPDTQRATVADILGQRIGLPRNTYDNMLEDDVPYEQLVRKLDEVDMTCGVGKCYGYQNVAFSLIGDVVYAMTGNFFYKLVDRRIFLPLGMSTASYGRAGLESSESWARPHRRTRRGWVPFEPKENYYRVAPAAGVNASLRDMEKWLIAQMGGRPDVLSPAALEVLHDPGVRTPTELHSSPWRNGRLTSAAYALGWRVFTYGGETLVYHAGAVEGYRTMIGFFPKYHAGVVTMWNAGVPTPSGLMPMVFDSLLGLPHVDWAGLEKSAPDRPRRASPRRHRRH from the coding sequence ATGCAGCTTCGTACGCTTTCCTTGCTGATCGCCGGCCTTCTGGGCGCAGCGAACACTCCTGCATTGGCCCGCGCCTCCACGCTGGCTTCATCACCCGCCTCCACCCCAGCCATCCAGTCCGCCCCGCAGTCGCTTCCGCCCGAGCGCGTGAAGGAGACGCTGGAGGCGTACAGGCAGTGGCTCGGCAAGCTCGACCAACGCGACTCCGTTGCCGGGTTGGCCACCGCGGTCGTGGTGAACGACAAGGTGGTGTTCGAAGGCACCATCGGTTACGCCAACGCGGCCGACAAGGAACCGGTCAAGCCCGACACGGTGTTCCGCCTGGCGTCGCTGTCCAAGGCCTTTGCCACCGGCCTCACCGCGGTCCTCGTGCAGGACGGCAAGCTGGCGTGGGACACGCGGCTGGTCAACGTCCTGCCGTTCTTCAAGCTCAAGAACGTGCCCGACACGCAGCGCGCCACCGTCGCCGACATCCTTGGGCAACGAATCGGGTTGCCGCGCAACACCTACGACAACATGCTCGAAGACGACGTCCCCTACGAGCAACTGGTGCGCAAGCTCGACGAGGTCGACATGACCTGCGGCGTGGGCAAATGCTACGGCTACCAGAACGTCGCCTTCAGCCTGATCGGCGATGTGGTGTACGCCATGACCGGCAACTTCTTCTACAAGCTGGTCGACCGCCGCATCTTCCTGCCATTGGGCATGTCCACCGCCAGCTACGGTCGCGCCGGACTGGAATCGAGCGAGAGTTGGGCGCGCCCCCACCGGCGCACCCGGCGCGGCTGGGTGCCCTTCGAGCCTAAGGAAAACTACTACCGCGTGGCCCCGGCTGCCGGCGTCAACGCCAGCCTGCGCGACATGGAAAAGTGGCTGATCGCGCAAATGGGGGGACGCCCCGACGTGCTCTCACCCGCAGCGCTGGAAGTGCTGCACGATCCAGGCGTGCGCACGCCGACGGAATTGCACTCCTCGCCCTGGCGCAATGGACGCCTCACCTCGGCGGCCTACGCGTTGGGCTGGCGGGTGTTTACCTACGGTGGTGAAACGCTGGTCTATCACGCCGGCGCGGTGGAGGGTTACCGCACCATGATCGGTTTCTTTCCCAAATACCACGCCGGGGTGGTGACGATGTGGAATGCCGGCGTGCCGACGCCGTCGGGCCTGATGCCGATGGTGTTCGACAGCCTTCTCGGATTGCCGCACGTGGACTGGGCAGGTCTTGAAAAGAGCGCCCCCGATCGCCCACGAAGGGCAAGCCCGAGGCGCCACCGTCGCCACTAG
- the mtgA gene encoding monofunctional biosynthetic peptidoglycan transglycosylase, with amino-acid sequence MPTLRTALRRPLRALAILMVSWLALSWLVVLVLRFVPPWTSAVMMERRVGALLHGEHDFRLQQRWVPWERVSPYVPLAMVASEDQKFPFHHGFDLDQIQDALDDADDGKRLRGASTISQQVAKNLFLWNGRSFVRKGLEAYYTVLIELTWPKRRILEVYMNIAELGDGIYGVGAASDAYFHVPPARLGPAQAARLAAVLPSPRRLHADRPSAYVQRRTQWIQRQMQHLGGPGYLDASHPPRVRRGH; translated from the coding sequence ATGCCAACGCTGCGCACCGCCCTCCGCCGCCCGCTGCGCGCCCTCGCCATCTTGATGGTGTCGTGGCTGGCGCTGTCCTGGCTGGTGGTGCTGGTGCTGCGCTTCGTGCCGCCGTGGACCTCGGCCGTGATGATGGAGCGGCGCGTCGGTGCCCTGCTGCATGGCGAGCACGATTTCCGGCTGCAGCAGCGTTGGGTGCCATGGGAGCGCGTCTCGCCGTATGTGCCGCTGGCGATGGTTGCGAGCGAGGACCAGAAGTTCCCCTTCCACCACGGCTTCGACCTGGACCAGATCCAGGACGCCCTGGACGATGCCGATGATGGCAAGCGTCTGCGCGGCGCGAGCACCATCAGCCAGCAGGTCGCCAAGAACCTGTTCCTGTGGAACGGCCGCAGTTTCGTGCGCAAGGGGCTGGAGGCCTACTACACCGTGCTGATCGAACTGACCTGGCCCAAGCGGCGCATCCTCGAGGTGTACATGAACATCGCCGAGCTCGGCGACGGCATCTACGGCGTGGGCGCGGCGAGCGATGCCTATTTCCACGTGCCGCCGGCGCGACTCGGGCCGGCGCAGGCCGCGCGCCTGGCCGCGGTGCTGCCCAGTCCGCGCCGCCTGCATGCCGATCGTCCCAGCGCCTACGTCCAGCGCCGCACGCAATGGATCCAGCGACAGATGCAGCACCTGGGCGGCCCCGGCTACCTGGACGCCAGCCACCCCCCGCGCGTGCGCCGAGGACACTGA
- the gcvH gene encoding glycine cleavage system protein GcvH, whose translation MSEIPGDLKFLKSHEWARVEDNGVVRVGISDHAQGQLGDLVYVELPEIGASVQAGTGVAVVESVKAASDIYSPVSGEIVEVNELLNDKPETINEDAFGDGWIFAVRISDRAELDELLDADAYAEQIENEDH comes from the coding sequence ATGAGCGAGATTCCCGGCGACCTGAAGTTCCTCAAATCCCACGAGTGGGCCCGCGTCGAAGACAACGGCGTGGTGCGCGTGGGCATCTCCGACCACGCGCAGGGTCAGTTGGGCGACCTGGTGTACGTGGAGTTGCCGGAGATCGGCGCCAGCGTGCAGGCCGGCACCGGCGTGGCCGTGGTCGAGTCGGTGAAGGCCGCGTCGGACATCTATTCGCCGGTGTCCGGCGAGATCGTCGAGGTCAACGAGCTGCTCAACGACAAGCCCGAGACGATCAACGAAGACGCCTTCGGCGACGGTTGGATTTTCGCCGTGCGCATCAGCGATCGCGCCGAGCTGGACGAACTGCTCGATGCCGACGCGTACGCCGAGCAGATCGAGAACGAAGACCACTGA
- a CDS encoding alpha-ketoglutarate-dependent dioxygenase AlkB family protein, with amino-acid sequence MGWQPLALAGADLALWTHWLAPAEADALLEELRDTIAWETHVIRMFGREVASPRLSCWIGDPGASYVYSRTRFEPRQWPPALAALRPRLEQACGGTFNSVLANLYRDGHDAMGWHSDDEPELGPAPVIASLSLGASRRFLFRRKSPRSSAALELELPHGSLLRMAGATQRLYQHALPRAARVLTPRINLTFRRIP; translated from the coding sequence GTGGGCTGGCAGCCGCTCGCGCTCGCCGGCGCGGACCTCGCGCTGTGGACGCACTGGTTGGCACCGGCCGAGGCCGATGCGCTGCTTGAGGAGCTCCGCGACACGATTGCCTGGGAGACTCACGTCATCCGCATGTTCGGTCGCGAGGTCGCCTCGCCGCGGTTGAGTTGCTGGATTGGCGACCCCGGCGCGAGCTACGTCTATTCGCGCACGCGCTTCGAGCCACGTCAGTGGCCGCCTGCCCTGGCGGCGCTGCGCCCGCGCCTGGAGCAGGCCTGCGGGGGCACGTTCAACAGCGTGCTGGCCAATCTCTATCGAGACGGCCATGACGCCATGGGCTGGCACAGCGATGACGAGCCGGAGCTGGGACCGGCGCCAGTGATCGCTTCGCTCAGCCTCGGTGCATCGCGCCGCTTCCTCTTTCGACGCAAATCGCCGCGTAGTTCGGCTGCGTTGGAACTGGAGCTGCCGCACGGCAGCCTGCTGCGCATGGCCGGCGCGACCCAGCGCCTCTATCAGCACGCCCTGCCGCGCGCCGCGCGCGTCCTTACGCCACGCATCAATCTGACCTTTCGCCGGATCCCATAG
- a CDS encoding CBS domain-containing protein: protein MRQVRHLLQSKGSDVYAIAPEAPVLDAIRQMAERRVGALVVMKGEALSGIVSERDYARKVILQGRSSAQTAVADIMSGEPLTISPETDVFDCMRLCTERRVRHLPVVEGGRVVGVISIGDLVKAVIDAQAEQIEQLKRYITS from the coding sequence ATGCGTCAGGTAAGGCATCTTCTGCAAAGCAAGGGCAGTGACGTCTATGCGATCGCACCCGAGGCGCCCGTACTGGACGCCATCCGGCAGATGGCCGAGCGCCGTGTCGGCGCACTGGTGGTGATGAAGGGCGAGGCGTTGTCAGGCATCGTTTCCGAGCGCGACTACGCCCGCAAGGTGATCCTGCAGGGCCGCTCCTCCGCGCAGACCGCGGTGGCCGACATCATGAGCGGCGAACCACTCACCATTTCGCCCGAAACCGACGTGTTCGACTGCATGCGCCTGTGCACCGAGCGCCGCGTGCGCCACCTGCCGGTGGTCGAGGGTGGGCGCGTGGTCGGCGTGATCTCGATCGGCGACCTGGTCAAGGCGGTGATCGACGCCCAGGCGGAGCAGATCGAGCAGTTGAAGCGCTACATCACCAGCTGA
- a CDS encoding glycosyltransferase family 2 protein: MSELTVVVPAYNEAAVLDAFHQRLGAVLDTLGLDSTVLYVDDGSTDGTWRAIESLLAGDGRVRALKLSRNFGKEAALTAGLDHVTTGAAVVIDADLQDPPELIPELVAQWHAGFDVVYATRSARAGETRLKRLTAAAFYRAMERVSDTPLPRDTGDFRLLSRRALDALSRLRERQRFMKGLFAWIGYRQTAVRYQREPRHSGRTKWNYWRLTQLAIEGITSFSSAPLRLATWVGLGSSLLAFAYGLWVLTKALIWGDPVRGYPTLMLVILFLGGVQLLALGVIGEYLGRSYAESKQRPLYFIEEERQHGDRPA; encoded by the coding sequence ATGAGCGAACTGACCGTCGTCGTCCCCGCCTACAACGAGGCGGCCGTGCTCGATGCCTTCCACCAGCGCCTGGGCGCGGTGCTCGACACGCTGGGACTGGACAGCACCGTGCTCTACGTCGACGACGGCAGCACCGACGGCACCTGGCGGGCGATCGAGTCGCTGCTGGCCGGCGACGGGCGCGTGCGCGCGCTCAAGCTCTCGCGCAATTTCGGCAAGGAGGCAGCGCTGACCGCGGGACTGGACCACGTCACCACGGGCGCCGCCGTGGTGATCGACGCCGACCTGCAGGACCCGCCCGAGCTGATTCCCGAACTGGTGGCACAGTGGCACGCCGGTTTCGACGTGGTCTACGCCACGCGAAGCGCACGTGCCGGCGAGACGCGACTCAAGCGCCTCACCGCCGCGGCTTTCTACCGCGCCATGGAACGGGTCTCGGACACGCCGCTGCCACGTGATACCGGCGACTTCCGCCTGCTCTCGCGCCGCGCGCTGGACGCACTCTCGAGATTGCGCGAACGCCAACGCTTCATGAAGGGCCTGTTCGCCTGGATCGGCTACCGCCAGACGGCCGTACGCTACCAGCGCGAACCGCGCCACAGCGGCCGCACCAAGTGGAACTACTGGCGGCTCACCCAGCTGGCCATCGAAGGCATCACTTCCTTCTCCAGCGCACCGCTGCGGCTGGCCACCTGGGTCGGCCTGGGCTCGTCATTGCTGGCGTTCGCCTACGGCCTGTGGGTGCTGACCAAGGCGCTGATCTGGGGCGACCCTGTGCGCGGCTACCCGACGCTGATGCTGGTCATCCTGTTCCTGGGCGGCGTGCAGTTGCTTGCGCTGGGCGTGATCGGCGAATACCTGGGCCGCAGCTATGCCGAGAGCAAGCAGCGGCCGCTGTACTTCATCGAGGAAGAGCGCCAGCACGGCGACCGCCCCGCGTAG
- the gcvT gene encoding glycine cleavage system aminomethyltransferase GcvT — MTEKTVLNDTHRASGARMVDFGGWDMPINYGSQIEEHHAVRRDAGMFDVSHMTVVDLHGPRTREFLRHLLANSVDKLKVQGKALYSCMLNEQGGVIDDLIVYFFDEAHFRLVVNAATRAKDLAWIEQQARAFGVEVKERPDFAMIAVQGPNARARVIGLLHEVDRPRIEKLGRFAAAAAQGPHGMPLFIARTGYTGEDGFEIIVPGEQAVALWQALADAGVKPAGLGARDTLRLEAGMNLYGQDMDETVSPWEANLGWTIVLDEGRDFIGRKALEAQKDAGVPRVMVGLVLDEKGVLRHGQKVLTANGEGEVLSGSFAPTLDKAVAFARIPAGEPGEVRVDIRGREVPVRVVKYPFVRDGKPCEGI; from the coding sequence ATGACCGAAAAGACCGTACTCAACGACACCCACCGCGCGTCGGGCGCCCGCATGGTGGACTTCGGCGGTTGGGACATGCCGATCAACTACGGCTCGCAGATCGAGGAGCACCACGCGGTGCGCCGCGACGCCGGCATGTTCGACGTTTCGCACATGACCGTGGTCGACCTGCACGGTCCACGCACGCGCGAGTTCCTGCGCCATCTGCTGGCCAACAGCGTCGACAAGCTCAAGGTGCAGGGCAAGGCGCTGTACTCGTGCATGCTCAACGAGCAGGGTGGGGTGATCGACGACCTGATCGTGTACTTCTTCGATGAGGCGCATTTCCGCCTGGTGGTGAACGCCGCCACGCGCGCCAAGGACCTGGCCTGGATCGAACAGCAGGCCAGGGCGTTCGGCGTGGAAGTGAAGGAGCGCCCCGACTTCGCGATGATCGCGGTGCAGGGCCCCAACGCCCGCGCCAGGGTGATCGGTCTGCTGCATGAGGTCGATCGCCCGCGCATCGAGAAGCTCGGCCGCTTCGCCGCCGCCGCCGCGCAGGGCCCGCACGGCATGCCGCTGTTCATCGCGCGCACCGGCTACACGGGCGAAGACGGCTTCGAGATCATCGTGCCCGGCGAGCAGGCGGTCGCCCTGTGGCAGGCGCTGGCCGACGCCGGTGTCAAGCCGGCTGGCCTGGGCGCGCGCGACACGTTGCGCCTGGAAGCAGGCATGAACCTCTACGGGCAGGACATGGACGAGACGGTGTCGCCGTGGGAGGCGAACCTGGGTTGGACCATCGTGCTGGATGAGGGGCGCGACTTCATCGGCCGCAAGGCGCTCGAGGCGCAGAAAGATGCTGGTGTGCCGCGCGTGATGGTCGGCCTGGTGCTCGACGAAAAAGGCGTGCTGCGCCACGGCCAGAAGGTGCTCACTGCCAACGGCGAGGGCGAGGTCCTGTCCGGCAGCTTTGCGCCCACGCTCGACAAGGCGGTGGCGTTCGCGCGCATTCCGGCCGGCGAGCCGGGCGAGGTGCGGGTGGACATCCGTGGCCGCGAGGTGCCGGTGCGCGTGGTGAAGTATCCGTTCGTGCGCGATGGCAAGCCTTGCGAAGGCATCTGA